The following proteins come from a genomic window of Carassius carassius chromosome 10, fCarCar2.1, whole genome shotgun sequence:
- the LOC132151792 gene encoding zinc finger Ran-binding domain-containing protein 2-like isoform X2 yields the protein MSGKSFRVSDGDWVCPDKKCGNVNFARRTSCNRCGREKTTEAKMMKAGGTEIGKTLAEKSRGLFSANDWQCKTCGNVNWARRSECNMCNTPKYAKLEERTGYGGGFNERENLVYNEQEESDGEYDEFGRIKKKYRGKSTKDTEKKEEPKKNNNNNNDEEEEEDEDDEDGDLSKYKLDDDDEDNADLSKYELDDSEEKKGTRSSSSRSSSHSSSSSSRSRSRSRSRSSSSSRSRSRSRSNSRSSSRSGKGSASAKKRSRSPSSSPEGGQKRSRSRSSSVGRKKRRTRSHSSERRRGSSGSSHSGSSSKQK from the exons ATGTCGGGAAAGAGTTTTCGCGTTAGCGACGGAGACTGGGTTTGTCCCGATAAAAA GTGTGGAAATGTCAACTTTGCTAGAAGAACGAGTTGTAACAGATGTGGCAGGG AAAAAACAACTGAAGCAAAAATGATGAAAGCAGGGGGAACAGAGATTGGAAAGACTCTGGCTGAGAAGAGCAGAGGTCTCTTCAGTGCCAACGATTGGCAGTGCAAAAC ATGTGGCAATGTAAATTGGGCCAGAAGATCAGAGTGCAACATGTGTAACACTCCTAAATATGCCAAACTGGAGGAAAGGAcag GATATGGTGGAGGCTTCAATGAGAGAGAGAATTTAGTCTACAATGAGCAAGAGGAGTCCGATGGCGAGTATGATGAA TTTGGGCGCATAAAAAAGAAGTATCGTGGGAAAAGCACGAAGGACACTGAAAAGAAGGAGGAaccaaaaaagaataataataataataatgatgaggaggaggaggaggatgaagatgatgaagatggagATCTTTCAAAATACAAACTTGAT gatgatgatgaggataaTGCAGATTTGTCCAAGTATGAATTGGATGATAGTGAGGAGAAGAAAGGGACTCGCTCCAGCTCCTCACGGTCATCATCTCACTCGTCCAGTTCAAGTTCCCGGTCTAGGTCCAG ATCCCGGTCCAGGAGCTCATCCAGTTCCAGATCTCGCTCTCGCTCCAGGTCCAACTCCAG ATCCAGCTCCAGATCAGGAAAGGGCTCTGCTTCTGCAAAGAAGAGGTCTCGCTCCCCTTCATCATCGCCAGAGGGAGGCCAGAAGAGGAGTCGCTCCAGGTCCTCCTCTGTTGGCCGCAAAAAAAGACGCACACGATCGCACTCGTCTGAAAG GCGCAGAGGCTCATCTGGATCATCCCACTCTGGCTcaagctcaaaacagaaatga
- the LOC132151792 gene encoding zinc finger Ran-binding domain-containing protein 2-like isoform X1, producing the protein MSGKSFRVSDGDWVCPDKKCGNVNFARRTSCNRCGREKTTEAKMMKAGGTEIGKTLAEKSRGLFSANDWQCKTCGNVNWARRSECNMCNTPKYAKLEERTGYGGGFNERENLVYNEQEESDGEYDEFGRIKKKYRGKSTKDTEKKEEPKKNNNNNNDEEEEEDEDDEDGDLSKYKLDDDDEDNADLSKYELDDSEEKKGTRSSSSRSSSHSSSSSSRSRSSRSRSRSSSSSRSRSRSRSNSRSSSRSGKGSASAKKRSRSPSSSPEGGQKRSRSRSSSVGRKKRRTRSHSSERRRGSSGSSHSGSSSKQK; encoded by the exons ATGTCGGGAAAGAGTTTTCGCGTTAGCGACGGAGACTGGGTTTGTCCCGATAAAAA GTGTGGAAATGTCAACTTTGCTAGAAGAACGAGTTGTAACAGATGTGGCAGGG AAAAAACAACTGAAGCAAAAATGATGAAAGCAGGGGGAACAGAGATTGGAAAGACTCTGGCTGAGAAGAGCAGAGGTCTCTTCAGTGCCAACGATTGGCAGTGCAAAAC ATGTGGCAATGTAAATTGGGCCAGAAGATCAGAGTGCAACATGTGTAACACTCCTAAATATGCCAAACTGGAGGAAAGGAcag GATATGGTGGAGGCTTCAATGAGAGAGAGAATTTAGTCTACAATGAGCAAGAGGAGTCCGATGGCGAGTATGATGAA TTTGGGCGCATAAAAAAGAAGTATCGTGGGAAAAGCACGAAGGACACTGAAAAGAAGGAGGAaccaaaaaagaataataataataataatgatgaggaggaggaggaggatgaagatgatgaagatggagATCTTTCAAAATACAAACTTGAT gatgatgatgaggataaTGCAGATTTGTCCAAGTATGAATTGGATGATAGTGAGGAGAAGAAAGGGACTCGCTCCAGCTCCTCACGGTCATCATCTCACTCGTCCAGTTCAAGTTCCCGGTCTAGGTCCAG CAGATCCCGGTCCAGGAGCTCATCCAGTTCCAGATCTCGCTCTCGCTCCAGGTCCAACTCCAG ATCCAGCTCCAGATCAGGAAAGGGCTCTGCTTCTGCAAAGAAGAGGTCTCGCTCCCCTTCATCATCGCCAGAGGGAGGCCAGAAGAGGAGTCGCTCCAGGTCCTCCTCTGTTGGCCGCAAAAAAAGACGCACACGATCGCACTCGTCTGAAAG GCGCAGAGGCTCATCTGGATCATCCCACTCTGGCTcaagctcaaaacagaaatga
- the LOC132151792 gene encoding zinc finger Ran-binding domain-containing protein 2-like isoform X4, which yields MSGKSFRVSDGDWVCPDKKCGNVNFARRTSCNRCGREKTTEAKMMKAGGTEIGKTLAEKSRGLFSANDWQCKTCGNVNWARRSECNMCNTPKYAKLEERTGYGGGFNERENLVYNEQEESDGEYDEFGRIKKKYRGKSTKDTEKKEEPKKNNNNNNDEEEEEDEDDEDGDLSKYKLDDDDEDNADLSKYELDDSEEKKGTRSSSSRSSSHSSSSSSRSRSRSRSRSSSSSRSRSRSRSNSRSSSRSGKGSASAKKRSRSPSSSPEGGQKRSRSRSSSVGRKKRRTRSHSSERFGVTHGGLDARRP from the exons ATGTCGGGAAAGAGTTTTCGCGTTAGCGACGGAGACTGGGTTTGTCCCGATAAAAA GTGTGGAAATGTCAACTTTGCTAGAAGAACGAGTTGTAACAGATGTGGCAGGG AAAAAACAACTGAAGCAAAAATGATGAAAGCAGGGGGAACAGAGATTGGAAAGACTCTGGCTGAGAAGAGCAGAGGTCTCTTCAGTGCCAACGATTGGCAGTGCAAAAC ATGTGGCAATGTAAATTGGGCCAGAAGATCAGAGTGCAACATGTGTAACACTCCTAAATATGCCAAACTGGAGGAAAGGAcag GATATGGTGGAGGCTTCAATGAGAGAGAGAATTTAGTCTACAATGAGCAAGAGGAGTCCGATGGCGAGTATGATGAA TTTGGGCGCATAAAAAAGAAGTATCGTGGGAAAAGCACGAAGGACACTGAAAAGAAGGAGGAaccaaaaaagaataataataataataatgatgaggaggaggaggaggatgaagatgatgaagatggagATCTTTCAAAATACAAACTTGAT gatgatgatgaggataaTGCAGATTTGTCCAAGTATGAATTGGATGATAGTGAGGAGAAGAAAGGGACTCGCTCCAGCTCCTCACGGTCATCATCTCACTCGTCCAGTTCAAGTTCCCGGTCTAGGTCCAG ATCCCGGTCCAGGAGCTCATCCAGTTCCAGATCTCGCTCTCGCTCCAGGTCCAACTCCAG ATCCAGCTCCAGATCAGGAAAGGGCTCTGCTTCTGCAAAGAAGAGGTCTCGCTCCCCTTCATCATCGCCAGAGGGAGGCCAGAAGAGGAGTCGCTCCAGGTCCTCCTCTGTTGGCCGCAAAAAAAGACGCACACGATCGCACTCGTCTGAAAGGTTTGGTGTAACACATGGTGGCCTGGATGCCAGGCGTCCTT AA
- the LOC132151792 gene encoding zinc finger Ran-binding domain-containing protein 2-like isoform X3: MSGKSFRVSDGDWVCPDKKCGNVNFARRTSCNRCGREKTTEAKMMKAGGTEIGKTLAEKSRGLFSANDWQCKTCGNVNWARRSECNMCNTPKYAKLEERTGYGGGFNERENLVYNEQEESDGEYDEFGRIKKKYRGKSTKDTEKKEEPKKNNNNNNDEEEEEDEDDEDGDLSKYKLDDDDEDNADLSKYELDDSEEKKGTRSSSSRSSSHSSSSSSRSRSSRSRSRSSSSSRSRSRSRSNSRSSSRSGKGSASAKKRSRSPSSSPEGGQKRSRSRSSSVGRKKRRTRSHSSERFGVTHGGLDARRP, translated from the exons ATGTCGGGAAAGAGTTTTCGCGTTAGCGACGGAGACTGGGTTTGTCCCGATAAAAA GTGTGGAAATGTCAACTTTGCTAGAAGAACGAGTTGTAACAGATGTGGCAGGG AAAAAACAACTGAAGCAAAAATGATGAAAGCAGGGGGAACAGAGATTGGAAAGACTCTGGCTGAGAAGAGCAGAGGTCTCTTCAGTGCCAACGATTGGCAGTGCAAAAC ATGTGGCAATGTAAATTGGGCCAGAAGATCAGAGTGCAACATGTGTAACACTCCTAAATATGCCAAACTGGAGGAAAGGAcag GATATGGTGGAGGCTTCAATGAGAGAGAGAATTTAGTCTACAATGAGCAAGAGGAGTCCGATGGCGAGTATGATGAA TTTGGGCGCATAAAAAAGAAGTATCGTGGGAAAAGCACGAAGGACACTGAAAAGAAGGAGGAaccaaaaaagaataataataataataatgatgaggaggaggaggaggatgaagatgatgaagatggagATCTTTCAAAATACAAACTTGAT gatgatgatgaggataaTGCAGATTTGTCCAAGTATGAATTGGATGATAGTGAGGAGAAGAAAGGGACTCGCTCCAGCTCCTCACGGTCATCATCTCACTCGTCCAGTTCAAGTTCCCGGTCTAGGTCCAG CAGATCCCGGTCCAGGAGCTCATCCAGTTCCAGATCTCGCTCTCGCTCCAGGTCCAACTCCAG ATCCAGCTCCAGATCAGGAAAGGGCTCTGCTTCTGCAAAGAAGAGGTCTCGCTCCCCTTCATCATCGCCAGAGGGAGGCCAGAAGAGGAGTCGCTCCAGGTCCTCCTCTGTTGGCCGCAAAAAAAGACGCACACGATCGCACTCGTCTGAAAGGTTTGGTGTAACACATGGTGGCCTGGATGCCAGGCGTCCTT AA
- the LOC132151287 gene encoding piggyBac transposable element-derived protein 4-like, whose amino-acid sequence MTNLEGSRVFGEKWKPLDLIDLNAYIGLLILAGVYRSKGEATASLWSTECGRPIFRSTMSQERFHIISRVIRFDDRETRPSRRERDKLVAIRDGWDKWGEILPRLYNPGPHITVDERLVPFRGRCPFRQYIPKMPARYGIKVWAACDSKSSYAWKMQIYTGKPSGGEPERNQGMRVVLQMSEGLQGHCITCDNFFTSYNFGVELLKRKLTLIGTVKKKKPELPREILNMEGRNVHSLKFALSENATYNAQRCITECKRGPEARNDTEL is encoded by the exons ATGACCAATCTGGAGGGAAGCCGTGTGTTTGGTGAGAAATGGAAACCACTTGATCTTATTGATTTGAATGCTTACATTGGTTTGCTAATTTTAGCTGGAGTGTACAGATCAAAGGGAGAGGCAACTGCCAGTTTATGGAGTACAGAGTGTGGAAGGCCAATATTTCGCTCCACAATGTCTCAGGAAAGATTCCACATCATTTCTCGGGTCATCCGTTTTGATGACCGTGAAACCAGACCCAGTCGACGTGAGCGGGACAAATTAGTGGCAATCAGAGATGGGTGGGATAAATGGGGAGAAATTCTGCCTCGTCTTTACAACCCTGGGCCACACATTACAGTGGATGAACGCCTTGTACCATTCAGAGGACGCTGTCCTTTTCGCCAGTACATTCCAAAAATGCCAGCCAGATATGGCATCAAAGTATGGGCAGCCTGTGATTCCAAGTCCAGCTATGCCTGGAAAATGCAGATTTACACAGGCAAGCCATCAGGTGGAGAACCTGAGAGAAACCAGGGGATGCGTGTGGTTCTACAAATGAGTGAAGGGCTGCAAGGTCACTGCATAACCTGTGACAACTTCTTTACATCGTACAACTTTGGTGTGGAGCTACTCAAGCGAAAGCTGACTTTGATTggaacagtgaaaaaaaaaaaacctgagctACCCAGAGAGATTCTGAACATGGAGGGCAGAAACGTGCATTCGTTAAAATTTGCTCTCTCGGAAAATGCAACA TACAATGCACAGAGATGCATCACTGAGTGCAAGAGAGGACCTGAAGCCAGAAATGATACTGAACTATAA